In Sulfolobales archaeon, one DNA window encodes the following:
- a CDS encoding 50S ribosomal protein L14: MAKKTLRSSAAHPRRGYSRGLPLGAKVNVADNSGAKIAMIIGVPEVKSRLRRIPSASVGDLVMVSVKKGNPEMLGQVMPAVVIRQRMPYRRPDGTRVVFEDNAVVIITPEGLPKGTEIRGPVAREAAERWSSIANLATLIV, encoded by the coding sequence GTGGCTAAGAAAACTCTCAGATCTTCTGCTGCTCATCCTAGAAGAGGTTATTCTAGAGGACTTCCTCTGGGTGCTAAAGTAAATGTAGCTGATAATAGTGGTGCTAAGATAGCGATGATAATAGGTGTTCCAGAGGTTAAGTCAAGACTTAGAAGGATACCATCAGCAAGTGTTGGAGATCTTGTGATGGTCAGTGTTAAGAAGGGTAACCCAGAAATGCTAGGTCAAGTGATGCCGGCAGTAGTGATTAGACAGAGAATGCCTTATAGAAGACCTGATGGAACTAGAGTGGTTTTCGAGGATAACGCTGTGGTGATAATAACACCAGAAGGGCTTCCTAAAGGTACTGAGATCAGAGGGCCTGTTGCCAGAGAAGCTGCTGAGAGGTGGAGTTCCATAGCTAATCTAGCCACGCTCATAGTTTAG
- the rplX gene encoding 50S ribosomal protein L24 yields MLSRQPRKIRKRFFNAPLHVRWKFLTAKLSEDLRKEYGVKRLPVRTGDTVKILRGDWKGHEGKVVDVDLKRVRIHVEGVTIKKADGTPVYYPIHPSKVIITKLGEIDDVRRKIIERRVSKSG; encoded by the coding sequence ATGTTGAGCAGGCAGCCTAGAAAGATTAGAAAGAGATTTTTCAACGCGCCGCTCCATGTCAGGTGGAAGTTTCTAACGGCTAAGCTTTCCGAAGATCTTAGGAAGGAATATGGTGTTAAAAGACTTCCTGTAAGGACTGGTGATACTGTTAAGATCTTGAGAGGTGATTGGAAAGGTCATGAGGGTAAGGTTGTTGATGTGGATCTAAAGCGTGTGCGGATTCATGTTGAGGGTGTCACCATAAAGAAAGCTGATGGAACTCCTGTTTACTATCCTATACATCCTTCTAAGGTTATCATAACAAAGCTTGGTGAGATAGATGATGTTAGAAGAAAGATTATTGAGAGGAGGGTGAGTAAGAGTGGCTAG
- a CDS encoding 30S ribosomal protein S4e: protein MGGSRHLKSLAAPFFYPIHRKEHKWVVKPSPGPHSIYSSLPLMLILRDLLRIADTSREARRIISSGVVMVDRRVRRNYKYPVGFFDVISLISIGKHYRIIPKPVRFIDYIEINEDESYIKPLRIDNKTTVKGGATQLNLYGGYNILVGSSKNSEKNEGIEYKTFGTVIVDLRDMSVKDYIPLEEGVLALVIGGRNIGRLGRIVKIVRGMRAYRTLVTLEDYNKHLFQTTLNYVYVIGREKPVIRIS from the coding sequence ATGGGTGGTAGCAGACATTTAAAGAGTTTAGCTGCACCTTTCTTCTACCCGATTCATAGGAAGGAGCATAAGTGGGTTGTAAAACCTTCTCCAGGACCTCACTCTATATATTCCTCATTACCGCTAATGTTAATATTAAGAGATCTTCTTAGGATAGCTGATACATCGAGAGAAGCTAGAAGAATTATTAGTAGTGGTGTTGTGATGGTTGATAGAAGAGTTAGGAGAAACTACAAGTATCCTGTAGGCTTCTTCGATGTGATATCTCTGATTTCTATTGGAAAGCATTATAGAATCATACCGAAACCTGTTAGATTTATCGATTATATCGAGATAAACGAGGATGAAAGTTATATAAAGCCTCTCAGGATCGATAATAAGACAACAGTGAAAGGCGGAGCTACACAGCTGAATCTCTATGGAGGCTATAACATACTAGTGGGATCATCTAAGAATTCCGAGAAAAATGAAGGAATAGAGTATAAGACTTTTGGAACGGTAATAGTAGATCTCAGGGATATGAGCGTGAAAGATTACATACCTTTAGAAGAAGGAGTTTTAGCACTAGTAATAGGAGGCAGGAATATAGGGAGGCTTGGAAGAATAGTGAAGATAGTAAGAGGAATGAGAGCTTATAGAACTCTTGTGACACTCGAAGATTATAACAAACATCTGTTTCAGACAACTTTAAACTATGTATATGTTATAGGTAGGGAAAAGCCTGTAATAAGGATCTCATAG
- a CDS encoding 50S ribosomal protein L5 — protein MKIITLSREELEKIEVSEDLLRLLGEEKIKTVLERWKSNPMLVPFISKVTVNIGVGEGGEKLSKAQKLLEELTGARPVPRRARRTIREFNVRRGENIGVKVTLRGSLAEAFLKKLFSAIGYRVKEESFDDHGNLSIGIREHLILPGARYDPEIGIFGMDVCITLERKGYRIARRIRARSRIPRRHRVSREEGILLLALKFNLNIIPSSRKT, from the coding sequence ATGAAGATAATCACATTATCTAGAGAGGAGCTGGAGAAAATAGAGGTTTCCGAGGATCTGTTGAGATTGCTTGGCGAAGAGAAGATTAAAACTGTTCTAGAGAGATGGAAGAGCAATCCGATGCTGGTTCCTTTCATAAGTAAGGTCACAGTTAACATAGGAGTTGGAGAAGGTGGAGAAAAACTTTCAAAAGCTCAGAAACTTCTCGAAGAGTTAACAGGCGCGAGACCTGTGCCTAGGAGGGCTAGAAGAACTATTAGGGAGTTTAATGTGAGGAGAGGAGAGAACATAGGTGTGAAGGTAACTCTAAGAGGTAGCTTGGCTGAAGCATTTCTCAAGAAATTATTCTCAGCTATAGGTTATAGAGTTAAGGAAGAATCCTTCGATGATCATGGGAATCTCTCTATCGGTATTAGAGAGCATCTCATACTTCCAGGAGCTAGATATGATCCTGAGATAGGTATATTTGGTATGGATGTGTGTATAACTCTTGAGAGAAAAGGTTATAGAATCGCTAGAAGAATTAGAGCAAGATCTAGAATTCCCAGAAGACATAGAGTCTCCAGAGAGGAGGGCATTCTTCTGCTAGCGCTTAAATTCAATCTAAATATTATACCTAGTAGTAGGAAAACATAA
- a CDS encoding 30S ribosomal protein S14 has translation MGKYKSRVERRYGRGVQVCRRCGSRDAVIQKYGLYLCRQCFREVARTLGFRIYS, from the coding sequence ATGGGCAAGTATAAGTCTAGAGTAGAGAGAAGATATGGAAGAGGAGTGCAGGTTTGCAGAAGATGTGGTTCTAGAGATGCTGTTATTCAGAAGTATGGTCTCTATCTATGTAGGCAGTGCTTCAGAGAGGTTGCAAGAACCCTAGGTTTCAGGATCTATAGTTGA
- a CDS encoding 30S ribosomal protein S8 produces the protein MDPLANALKAIVNAERRAHENVVVWPASKLIAMTLRVMQRYGYIGEFEYIDDGRQGKFKIQLLGRINNAGAIKPRTPVTYLELLKMPHYLRRYLPSRDIGIIILSTSKGVMSHREAVEARIGGIAIAYVY, from the coding sequence ATGGATCCTCTTGCAAACGCTCTTAAAGCTATAGTGAATGCAGAGAGAAGAGCTCATGAGAACGTAGTAGTATGGCCTGCGTCAAAGCTTATAGCTATGACTTTAAGAGTTATGCAGAGATATGGCTATATAGGAGAATTTGAGTATATAGACGATGGGAGACAGGGTAAGTTTAAGATACAGCTTCTCGGGAGAATCAACAATGCAGGTGCTATAAAGCCTAGAACACCTGTTACATATCTCGAGCTTCTTAAAATGCCTCACTACCTCAGGAGATACCTTCCCTCGAGAGATATAGGTATTATAATTCTCTCCACATCTAAAGGTGTTATGTCTCATAGAGAGGCTGTTGAGGCGAGAATTGGAGGTATAGCTATAGCATATGTGTATTAA